From the Serratia nematodiphila DZ0503SBS1 genome, one window contains:
- a CDS encoding MFS transporter gives MFKNLRWTIVFLLFMVYMINYLDRVALSITVPMIEQDLMLNAEQFGLIFGSFFFGYAIFNFVGGLAVDRFGPTLVLGVAVGLWSIFCGMTAIATGFYSMLILRVLFGMAEGPICASANKMINGWFPKKQAATAVGLLSAGSPLGGAVAGPIVGYLALAFGWRPAFMIICAIGIVWMLVWFFVVADNPAKSQRVSNEERALIARLKQENLGEESALSDAPHGLGYYLKQPIILVTAFAFFCYNYILFFFLSWFPSYLVQAHNLNIKEMSLTTMIPWIVGFVGLALGGYISDKIFNITGKLLLSRKIVLVTSLLAAAVCVALAGTVSSVVPAVMLMSVSIFFLYITGALYWAIIQDVVHKSRVGGASGFIHLIGSVSGIIGPIATGYIVQNTGKFDSAFMLAGGVAALGALLVLLVIKAPRATAGVQILKP, from the coding sequence ATGTTTAAAAACCTGCGTTGGACCATCGTGTTCCTGCTGTTCATGGTCTACATGATCAACTACCTCGACCGCGTGGCGCTGTCGATCACCGTGCCAATGATCGAACAGGATCTGATGCTGAACGCCGAACAGTTCGGTCTGATCTTCGGCAGCTTCTTCTTCGGCTACGCCATTTTCAACTTCGTCGGCGGGCTGGCGGTCGACCGCTTCGGCCCGACGTTGGTGCTGGGCGTGGCGGTCGGCCTGTGGTCCATCTTCTGCGGCATGACGGCGATCGCCACCGGTTTTTACTCAATGCTGATCCTGCGCGTCCTGTTCGGCATGGCCGAAGGGCCGATCTGCGCCTCGGCCAACAAGATGATCAACGGCTGGTTCCCGAAGAAACAGGCGGCGACCGCCGTGGGCCTACTCAGCGCCGGTTCGCCGTTGGGCGGCGCGGTGGCCGGGCCGATCGTCGGCTATCTGGCGCTGGCGTTCGGCTGGCGGCCGGCGTTTATGATCATCTGCGCCATCGGCATCGTCTGGATGCTGGTGTGGTTCTTCGTGGTGGCGGATAACCCGGCGAAAAGCCAACGCGTCAGCAACGAAGAACGGGCGCTGATCGCACGGTTGAAACAGGAAAATCTCGGTGAGGAAAGCGCCTTGAGCGACGCCCCGCACGGGCTGGGTTACTACCTGAAGCAGCCGATCATTCTGGTCACCGCCTTCGCCTTCTTCTGCTACAACTACATCCTGTTCTTCTTCCTGAGCTGGTTCCCCTCGTATCTGGTGCAGGCGCACAACCTGAACATCAAAGAGATGAGCCTGACCACGATGATCCCGTGGATCGTCGGCTTCGTCGGGCTGGCGCTCGGCGGCTATATTTCCGACAAGATCTTCAACATCACCGGTAAATTGCTGCTGTCGCGCAAGATCGTGCTGGTCACCAGCCTGCTGGCGGCGGCGGTGTGCGTGGCGTTGGCGGGCACCGTCAGCAGCGTGGTGCCGGCGGTGATGCTGATGTCGGTGTCGATCTTCTTCCTCTACATTACCGGCGCTCTCTACTGGGCGATCATCCAGGACGTGGTGCATAAATCCCGGGTCGGCGGCGCCAGCGGGTTCATTCATTTGATCGGCAGCGTCTCCGGCATCATCGGGCCGATCGCCACCGGCTACATCGTGCAGAACACCGGCAAATTCGACAGCGCCTTTATGCTGGCGGGCGGCGTCGCCGCGCTGGGCGCGCTGCTGGTGCTGCTGGTGATCAAGGCGCCGCGCGCAACGGCGGGCGTGCAAATCTTAAAACCCTAA
- a CDS encoding Zn-dependent oxidoreductase: MRSVVIEQPGRLALQTRALPQPAAGEVRVKVKFAGICGSDVHIYHGHNPFARYPRVIGHEFFGLIDALGEGVDPARLGERVSVDPVVSCGHCYPCSVGRPNVCTSLQVIGVHRDGGFSDYACVPARNAYPVPPAISDRHAAMIEPFSIAANITAHLQPRPDDIALIYGAGPMGLTVIQTLKGVYGVRQVWVVDRIAERLEMARANGADEVFNNAETALPQALQQRGVQPTLIVDAACHPAILPEAIALASPAARIGIMGFSGDACTLTQQSITSKELSIFSSRLNSARFPQVIAWMADGKLDPQRLLTHCVPADDVERAMQMFERDQRTCCKVLLQFE, translated from the coding sequence ATGCGCAGCGTCGTGATCGAACAGCCCGGGCGCCTGGCGCTGCAGACGCGCGCGCTGCCGCAGCCGGCGGCCGGCGAGGTGCGGGTCAAGGTGAAATTCGCCGGCATCTGCGGCTCCGACGTCCATATCTATCACGGCCATAACCCGTTCGCCCGCTATCCGCGTGTGATCGGCCACGAGTTCTTCGGCCTGATCGATGCGCTGGGCGAAGGCGTCGATCCGGCGCGCCTCGGCGAACGCGTCTCGGTAGACCCGGTGGTGAGCTGCGGCCACTGCTATCCCTGTTCGGTCGGCCGCCCCAACGTCTGCACCTCGCTGCAGGTGATCGGCGTGCACCGCGACGGCGGCTTCAGCGACTATGCCTGCGTGCCGGCGCGCAACGCCTATCCGGTTCCGCCGGCCATCAGCGATCGCCACGCCGCGATGATCGAACCCTTCAGCATCGCCGCCAACATTACCGCCCATCTGCAACCGCGCCCCGACGACATCGCGCTGATCTACGGCGCCGGGCCGATGGGGCTCACGGTGATCCAGACGCTGAAAGGGGTGTACGGCGTCAGGCAGGTGTGGGTCGTCGATCGCATCGCCGAGCGGCTGGAGATGGCGCGCGCCAACGGTGCTGATGAAGTGTTCAACAACGCCGAGACCGCATTGCCGCAGGCGCTGCAGCAGCGCGGCGTTCAGCCGACGCTGATCGTCGATGCCGCCTGCCACCCCGCCATTTTACCGGAGGCGATCGCGCTGGCTTCGCCGGCGGCGCGCATCGGCATCATGGGCTTTTCCGGCGACGCCTGCACCCTGACCCAGCAGAGCATCACCAGCAAGGAGCTGTCGATCTTCTCCTCGCGCCTGAACAGCGCGCGCTTTCCGCAGGTGATCGCCTGGATGGCGGACGGCAAGCTGGACCCGCAGCGGTTGCTCACCCACTGCGTGCCCGCCGACGACGTCGAACGGGCGATGCAGATGTTCGAGCGGGATCAGCGCACCTGCTGCAAGGTGCTGCTGCAGTTCGAGTAA
- the manD gene encoding D-mannonate dehydratase ManD, protein MKIVNAEVFVTCPGRNFVTLKITTDDGIIGLGDATLNGRELPVASYLKDHLCPQLIGRDAQRIEDLWQFFYKGAYWRRGPVTMSAISAVDMALWDIKAKAANMPLYQLLGGASRSGVMVYCHTTGHSIDEVLDDYAKHKEQGFKAIRVQCGVPGMKTTYGMAKGKGQAYEPATKGEWPEEQLWSTEKYLDFTPKLFDAVRNKFGFNEHLLHDMHHRLTPIEAARFGKSAEPYRLFWMEDPTPAENQACFRLIRQHTVTPIAVGEVFNSIWDCKQLIEEQLIDYIRTTLTHAGGITGMRRIADFASLYQVRTGSHGPSDLSPICMAAALHFDLWVPNFGVQEYMGYSEQMLEVFPHSWTFDDGYMHPGDKPGIGIEFDEKLAARYPYEPAHLPVARLEDGTLWNW, encoded by the coding sequence ATGAAAATCGTCAACGCCGAGGTGTTCGTCACCTGCCCAGGGCGCAACTTTGTCACGCTGAAAATCACCACCGATGACGGCATCATCGGCCTCGGTGACGCCACGCTGAACGGGCGCGAATTGCCGGTGGCCTCTTACCTGAAAGATCACCTCTGCCCGCAGTTGATCGGCCGCGACGCGCAGCGGATCGAAGACCTCTGGCAATTCTTCTACAAAGGCGCTTACTGGCGGCGCGGCCCGGTGACCATGTCCGCCATTTCCGCCGTCGACATGGCGCTGTGGGACATCAAGGCCAAGGCCGCCAACATGCCGCTGTATCAGCTGTTGGGCGGTGCCTCGCGCTCGGGAGTGATGGTGTATTGCCATACCACCGGCCACTCGATCGACGAAGTGCTCGACGACTACGCCAAACATAAAGAGCAAGGCTTCAAGGCGATCCGCGTTCAATGCGGCGTGCCGGGCATGAAAACCACCTACGGCATGGCCAAGGGCAAAGGCCAGGCTTATGAGCCGGCCACCAAGGGCGAGTGGCCGGAAGAGCAGCTGTGGTCGACGGAAAAATACCTCGACTTCACCCCCAAACTGTTCGACGCGGTGCGCAACAAGTTCGGTTTCAACGAGCACCTGCTGCACGACATGCACCACCGCCTGACGCCAATTGAAGCGGCGCGCTTCGGTAAAAGCGCCGAACCGTATCGCCTGTTCTGGATGGAAGATCCGACGCCGGCGGAAAATCAGGCCTGTTTCCGCCTGATCCGCCAGCATACCGTCACACCGATCGCTGTCGGCGAGGTGTTCAACAGCATCTGGGACTGCAAACAGCTGATCGAAGAACAGCTGATCGACTACATCCGCACCACCCTGACGCACGCGGGCGGCATTACCGGCATGCGGCGCATCGCCGACTTCGCCTCGCTGTATCAGGTGCGCACCGGTTCACACGGCCCTTCCGATCTGTCGCCGATCTGCATGGCGGCGGCGCTGCACTTCGATCTGTGGGTGCCGAACTTCGGCGTGCAGGAATACATGGGCTATTCCGAGCAAATGCTCGAGGTGTTCCCGCACAGCTGGACGTTCGACGACGGCTATATGCATCCGGGCGACAAGCCGGGCATCGGCATCGAGTTTGATGAGAAGCTGGCGGCCCGTTACCCCTATGAACCGGCCCACCTGCCGGTCGCGCGTCTGGAGGATGGCACCTTATGGAACTGGTAA
- the yegS gene encoding lipid kinase YegS, whose protein sequence is MPQHSHASALLIINGKGAGNEELRQAVNRLRKEQITLHVRVTWEHGDAARYVGEAAQLGVGTVVAGGGDGTINEVAAALVQLPAHNRPALGILPLGTANDFAMACNIPLSPEQALQLAIKGRSVPIDLAKVNGERYFINMATGGFGTRITTETPEKLKAALGGVSYFVHGLLRMDTLQADRCEIRGPDFRWAGEALVIGIGNGKQAGGGQELCPNALINDGQLQLRLLIADELLPALVAALFNDEESNSILSAALPWLEIDAPHEMTFNLDGEPLKGRHFRIEVLPQAIECRLPPNCALLG, encoded by the coding sequence ATGCCTCAACACTCACATGCGTCCGCCCTGCTTATCATCAACGGCAAAGGCGCCGGTAACGAAGAGCTGCGTCAGGCGGTCAACCGGCTGCGCAAAGAACAGATAACGTTGCACGTGCGCGTCACCTGGGAGCACGGCGATGCCGCGCGCTATGTCGGGGAAGCCGCGCAGCTCGGCGTCGGCACCGTCGTCGCCGGCGGCGGTGACGGCACCATCAACGAAGTGGCCGCCGCGCTGGTGCAGCTGCCGGCGCACAACCGGCCGGCGCTGGGCATCCTGCCGCTCGGCACCGCCAACGACTTCGCCATGGCCTGCAACATTCCCCTCTCGCCCGAGCAGGCGCTGCAGCTGGCGATCAAGGGCCGTTCAGTGCCGATCGATCTGGCGAAGGTCAACGGCGAGCGCTACTTCATCAACATGGCCACCGGCGGCTTCGGCACCCGTATCACCACTGAAACGCCGGAGAAGCTGAAAGCGGCGTTGGGCGGCGTGTCCTACTTCGTTCACGGCTTGCTGCGCATGGATACGCTGCAGGCCGACCGCTGTGAAATCCGCGGGCCGGACTTCCGCTGGGCCGGCGAAGCGCTGGTGATCGGCATCGGCAACGGCAAACAGGCCGGCGGCGGCCAGGAACTGTGCCCCAACGCGCTGATTAACGACGGGCAGTTGCAGCTGCGCCTGCTGATCGCCGATGAACTGCTGCCGGCGCTGGTCGCCGCCCTGTTCAACGACGAAGAGAGCAACAGCATCCTCAGCGCGGCGCTGCCGTGGCTCGAGATCGACGCGCCGCATGAGATGACTTTCAACCTCGACGGCGAACCGCTCAAAGGCCGCCATTTCCGCATCGAAGTGTTGCCGCAGGCCATCGAATGCCGCCTGCCGCCTAACTGCGCCCTGCTGGGCTGA
- the yegQ gene encoding tRNA 5-hydroxyuridine modification protein YegQ, with product MFTPELLSPAGTLKNMRYAFAYGADAVYAGQPRYSLRVRNNEFNHENLAQGINEAHALGKKFYVVVNIAPHNAKLKTFLRDLKPVIDMGPDALIMSDPGLIMMVREAFPQMDIHLSVQANAVNWATVKFWKQMGLTRVILSRELSLEEIAEIRAEVPDMELEIFVHGALCMAYSGRCLLSGYINKRDPNQGTCTNACRWQYKAEEGKEDDTGNIVHLHEPIPVQTVEPTLGIGAPTDKVFMLSEAQKPGEYMSAFEDEHGTYIMNSKDLRAIQHVERLTQLGVHSLKIEGRTKSFYYCARTAQVYRRAIDDAAAGKPFDPTLLTTLEGLAHRGYTEGFLRRHVHEAQQNYDYGSSLSERQQFVGEFTGVRRDGWAEVDVKNKFALGDSVEMMTPGGNVVFTLESMQNKKGESIEVAPGNGHIVYLPIPQDIDLNYALLIRNLAEENSAGA from the coding sequence TATGCGTTACGCCTTCGCCTACGGCGCCGATGCGGTTTACGCCGGCCAGCCGCGCTACAGCCTGCGGGTGCGCAACAACGAGTTCAACCACGAGAATCTGGCGCAGGGTATCAACGAAGCGCATGCGCTGGGCAAAAAGTTCTACGTGGTGGTGAACATCGCCCCGCACAACGCCAAGTTGAAAACCTTCCTGCGCGATCTGAAGCCGGTTATCGATATGGGCCCGGATGCGCTGATCATGTCCGATCCCGGCCTTATCATGATGGTGCGCGAAGCCTTCCCGCAGATGGACATCCACCTGTCGGTGCAGGCCAACGCCGTTAACTGGGCGACGGTGAAATTCTGGAAACAAATGGGCCTGACCCGCGTGATCCTGTCGCGCGAACTGTCGCTGGAAGAGATCGCCGAGATCCGCGCCGAAGTGCCGGACATGGAGCTGGAGATCTTCGTCCACGGCGCGCTGTGCATGGCCTACTCCGGCCGCTGCCTGCTGTCCGGCTACATCAACAAGCGCGACCCCAATCAGGGCACCTGCACCAATGCCTGCCGCTGGCAGTACAAAGCGGAGGAAGGCAAAGAGGACGACACCGGCAATATCGTGCACCTGCACGAACCGATCCCGGTGCAAACCGTCGAGCCGACGCTGGGCATCGGCGCGCCGACCGACAAGGTGTTCATGCTGTCTGAAGCGCAAAAGCCAGGCGAATATATGAGCGCCTTCGAGGACGAACACGGCACCTATATCATGAACTCCAAGGATCTGCGCGCCATCCAGCACGTGGAGCGTCTGACGCAGCTCGGCGTGCATTCGCTGAAGATCGAAGGGCGCACCAAGTCGTTCTACTACTGCGCCCGCACCGCTCAGGTCTATCGCCGCGCCATCGACGACGCGGCCGCCGGCAAACCGTTCGATCCGACCCTGCTCACCACGCTGGAAGGCCTGGCGCACCGCGGCTATACCGAGGGCTTCCTGCGCCGCCACGTGCACGAAGCGCAGCAGAATTACGACTACGGCTCCTCGCTCTCCGAGCGCCAGCAGTTCGTCGGCGAATTCACCGGCGTGCGCCGTGATGGCTGGGCGGAAGTCGACGTGAAGAATAAGTTCGCGCTCGGCGACAGCGTCGAAATGATGACGCCGGGCGGCAACGTGGTGTTCACCCTCGAGAGCATGCAAAATAAGAAAGGCGAATCGATTGAGGTGGCGCCGGGCAACGGCCATATCGTTTATTTGCCGATCCCGCAGGATATCGATCTCAATTATGCGTTGCTGATCCGCAATTTGGCGGAAGAAAATAGCGCCGGGGCATAA